TTTAGCGACATGGCAGTCATCTGCTTGAAGAAAGGCAGTCTGTGTTTGCTCATCAGAGTGGCCAACCTTCGAAAGACGTTATTAATTGGCAGCCAGATCTACGGCAAGCTGCTCAAGACAACAACCACACCAGATGGAGACACCATCATTCTGGACCAGATACACATTGACTTCCTAGTTGACGCTGGCAAGGataacttgttttttgtttgcccCCTGACCCTTTACCACGTGATTAACAAATCGAGCCCATTCTATGAGCTGTCAGCCGACACTCTTTCACTGCAGGACTTTGAGTTGGTGGTTTTTTTGGACGGGACAGCCGAGTCCACCAGTTCCTGCTGTCAAGTCCGAACCTCGTATGTCCCACAGGAGATTCACTGGGGATACAGCTTCCTGCCCATCATCTCCCGCACCAAGACGGGAAAGTATCGTGTGGATTTCTCAAACTTTTCCAAGAGCGTCCGTGTCACAACGCCACACTGTGCCCACTGCTTCGAGACAGACGTGGACGAGAGAAACCATAACAACCACAGTCAAGAAAATCACATTAACCAGCAGAAACTGGGGATCGATAACTTGGGGTTTCAGGTGATTGACATTCATGACTCTATGGACATCACTAGAATGTGAGTGATCTGGGGAGGGGAGGCTGCTCTCTGATTAAAAGTAGTGAATCAGGATGtgggaaataaaatgtgaaacgCTTTTGTTTGTCACGTCTTTTAAGCAAGGTTTCGCTGTTAGTCAGACTTTGTGTGATTAACAGTGAGGAGTGATTTGTTGAAGAAATATTTGGCCACGTTGAGCTCGCTGGTGAACATTTGAATTGTCATTGACTCGTTTGCCTTGAACAGGCAAAAACATTCAAAGTTTCTAAACTGTCTGGAGGGAAATTCAGACATGAGCGCGAGTTAAGCTCTTACCCGGCGGCTCATTACAATCAAAGCACATTTGGGACTTGTGACTTTGTCTAGGTAATGGgtggaagagggaggaagagggattGAGGGTTTGATGCATAGAAAATGAAAGGGGGTAAAATACTGGATGGCACAGTGGGAACTTTTTGAGAAGATTAAGGTCTGAGCCTGTTCTAATGAAAAACGGTGTGCTATAAGAGCTGGGAGAGGGGGGGACAAAATGTAGGACAGGCCTTTTGAGTTTTCTCATTATTCTTACTTAAATACTAACTgtattgtgtgtctgtattgtATGTGGGTTTTTTGTCATGTTGACAGATCTTGTATGCCTTGATAATTAGGAAACTGTGACCATAGCTgctaaatgtgatgattttaatTGTGACCATTCTACATTTTGTAGATCATGCTGTGTTCACTGTAACTCAGGGAAAGTAACATCCTTAGTTggaataaacctttttttttccacaataaatggactcattgtcattttttacagttttttatatCTTTTGGTGCTTTCTGCATTGAATATATCAAAATGTGCTAGAGGAACATCAGAATAATGATTATATCAACCATCAAAGAAGTGCTGAAATGTAGCCTAATATATTTACTCAAGTGCTGTTATGAAATAAGTTTAGAGAAGCATAATATTTCCTACTGATGCaaagtggagtagaagtataaagcagcataaactagAAACACTCAAGTATAGTACTACAAGTATTTCAGCTTTCCACCGAACATCAGGCTGCATTTACATATCAGTAAGTCTCATTTAGCTTTTGAGTATACTGTATAAGAAGGTATATTATAAAATGACAGCTGACTGGGTGTGGAAAACaccatttaaaatgtgaataccatactgtatatgtgtacGATTTAATCTCAAGGAGGTGCATTGgttacaatatactgtatttcattcCTGACATTGATGTTAATGGAGCTAAAATAGAAGCGGAGAAGAAAACACTCAAAGTACACATTGCGATTTTTAAACTAACAAACGGTGACAGCAGCTTGACAAGATGTGTttactgaaaagtgtttttttccccgttTGCACAAGTGGTACAAATATTTGGCGTAGTCAATACTACAATGAGATGAAAAggatcaatcagtcagtcagtgtgagggggtaaaaaaagaaagaagagtagaataatgtatttaaaaaggttgcaatgaatgaaataattgttagaaacacattaaaatacactAAAGTTCCACATTGCAATTTAAGCTATGTCCAAACTATTAAACACTATAAATTATGAAGGAATTCAGTGTCTCAGTACTTGTTATACTTATCTGGAGCATTTGGTTACAAACccttaatgttattttttcaacTTACACAAGAATACAATTATTCCGTCATCCCAATTACTGTGTAAGATTTGTACGACCTGtactatgtaaaaaaaaacaacaacatctcacacacacacacacacacacacacacacacacacacacacacacacacacacacacacacacacacacacacacacacacacacacacacacatccctggTTGGATTCTGGCCAGATTTTTCTCAcatgcttcttctttttatcaAACATTCCTGTCTCGCTACACTATTACATAAAGGCGGTATACAAGCCAAGTCAAGACAAATTGATCTATAAAGTCcgatatcacaaatcacaaatttaccTTAAGGGGCTTTCCAACCTGTATAACATACAACATCTTCTATCCTTAGAGCCCTGactggaagaaacctcaggaagaTCAAAAAGGGAGGGATCCATCTTCAAGGAGGGACAGACATGGAATAGATGTCGTATGTACAAAACAGACTAAAATAGCAATATAGAAAAACAGGATGACAAAATGATGGATAGATTGGAAACATGCATGAAGATCAGGGCTGGTCGTGACTTAGTTGGTACGCTAGGTAAGATTTTAGATTGAAAAGATCTAGATCGGAGCCAACCCCAAGAACTTCAGAAAAAAATTCACATTAAAATCTATTGTTGAATTTTATGAAGCCTTTTTAACACCCAAGACTATTTTTTATCCGTATCAGGTAAAGATTTTTGGGCTAATTCTGGCATTTTTACTTGTGTATTACcatgtgttttattaatttcttgACACAATGGTACCTCCAGCCTAGACAAAGTTCTCCCAATCCTCGAGGTGGGGAGCGACAGGCCATTTTTTGAGTGTTTAGTGATATTCCCAGAGGTAGTGAAAGTCAAGTTAGACTGACTGCACAGCAAGGCTTTGGAAAATCCAAACCAGATGACAATCCATGCAagttaataacaaaaaaaagacagaaaaaacattaagatgGGGAAAATGTAAGCTACATATTTCCAAATACCCTACTGACCACTCATTTGGGGCTCCTTCTTTCATTTGGTGCCCTAGGCGACCGTTTATGTGGTGTATGCCATGTGTCGTCCCTGAGTAAGATCAGGAGGATGTCAGCAACTTCCAGGTGACGCCAAACAGATATAGGACCTGTGTGATATCACTGTGGTAAATTAGCATGTCGTCCACCAATTCAGAAAGTCGGTGGTCTGAGCTGTgttcaataaaacatatttatatagcacttttataCCAAGCATTTTTCCAATGtttcatgcacacactcacacacgccaATGGAAGCAAGCTACCATTAAAGGTCCTGGCCCaaccattgggagcaatttgggtttCGGTATCTTGCCCGAGGACAATTTCACATGCGGACGGGAGTATTCTGGGATTGAACTGCTGACCTTCTGATTGGTAAACGACCCGCTTTTCCTCCTGACCTGGAAAGAAGACACATGAAGacaagagaaaaataacagagagatggcagagagaggagaaaaccattcacacaaaataaaaagaaacagacaaggACAACAtttagagagacagaaagagagagagtgagagacgaGAGCTGAGGATAAGGAGATGGCCACCGAGAGCCAGGGAAGCAGAGCAtaagagaggatgaagaggaggagagaagagagagggtaAATGGATTAGAGAGATGCCATGATTATCAGAACGTTTATAGTAGTCTCATCAGCAGggcaaacatgtttaatttggtTTTGAAAGTGCACAACAACCTTAAACAATGGTAGAAACAGAGACAAGAGAACTTAAATAATACACTAAAAAAGGGGGAACATTAACATAATAGGGTACAAAGTTAATAATGGCCTAAAAAAAGTGGtaattataattacattataattGCTATAGTTGCATGGGGATTCAGAGCCATAGAAATACACATAaattgcaaataaaataaaagggttaTTATCTGATTGTGAGGTTTCAAGGGCTTTTAATCTGTTCTATTTCAGACTATATCATCTGTCAACCTGAGCTGCTTTAGCTGTGCCACGATTCAGAGCAGACGTGGTTTTCAAGTTATCAAATAATAAGCAACTAATTGAAAGTTAAGGCgtagatgtttttttaagaagCTGTGACAGCTGACGCGCCACCAGAGAGCATCAGAGCGCTGTCGTGACTCTGCATGATTAGCATAAAAGtattattataaacaattaATTCAGAAATAAAAACGTGTTTTTCTCCAGACTGCCCCAGTTCTGTCAGCAGCGACTCTTTCATATGCTCGTGGATGTTTGAAAAGGTTCAGCCTGTAAACTTTTGATGTTCACACTTTTCCCCGGTGACCTTCATTTTACTGATGGCAGCAGACAAGCAACAACAAAGCAACACCTGATACAGTCATCTATCGCCACATGTTGCAGTGATGGACCTTGTTGTGTCTCTGCGTGTACTCTAGCAGGGAATTTTTTTTAAGAGTATAGCTCCAACACATTTCTGTCAGGGAGGTAGAGATTTCTGAAATGGCTTTCATCCCATTTGGATTTACAGAGGCAAGTTAACTGGGTTTCATCTGCATAACAAAGAAATGAACTGTAAAGAGGGATCGGCACAGTGAGTCTGAAGCAGCCAGGAAAGAAATGAGAAGAAGGAACAGCACAGTGTAGTTCCTAATCTGATGGAGCCAAGGACTTAATCACTgataacacaaacatacagtatctgctTGTACATATTTTAcctgtatttaaacattttgatccTTTATATCTGCTGCCAATCATGCTTTTATGCATCAAATATAACTTGGAACCATTACGTTCAAGCACTaataggggaaaaaaaatccttaaatcacatgaaatcatccttttttatgttaaagATGGACATGAGTGCAGGTTCTGTgattgttttgaaatgttttattactaACTGATTCAAATTATTGGTAATCTTTAAACAAGTGGGCAAAGATGTGTCCATTTTCCTATTTATTTCTAATAACTAGCAATTGATTTACAGAAATATGCTCATTTGTATGtgcacaaataaaaaagtatttcaaaaAATTTGCATTGAGGGAATACATTGATTTGTACAATGGTGTTATATGGTCACACAGGAAattttgacagaaaaaacagtattttgagGATAAAGAATTTGTCAGATATGTCTTGACCTTATAAtgtcatttttagaaaaaaaaagtagaatattacaataaaaacaaacgaAAAGGCACTATTTGTATACTTTTCCACGAATTGTTTTTAAGCTTATAACTTTTGATTGTTATTTGCTCTGTGATTAACAGTGTTTTTCTGGTCATTAGAAAGTGACATATCAGTTCTAACACAAGTTTTTCTGTTGAGAAAAATGGTAACTTTAcaatatttattatgttatcTCATCTGCAgcataagggtgaaagtgataaaataaaataaaatacagtaaattatctctgtgtaaataaatctgcaatacaTACATTTGTAACTTCCTGAGATTATAAACTTTATTCTCATAACATGAGGAAATTTTACTCAAATTGTACCTTAATTCTACTAACAttatgacttcttttttttagtattaCAACTTAATTCTTACGATCTAAgatgatcccccccccccccccccccccccccagtagTTCTGTAGTTCTAAGAAATTTGGTGTTGCTAACCTTGAGCATGCCATCCTTAACCTTATCCTGGCTTTCACTAAAACATatcaattaaatatttcaaGTTTTATGCAACCGACAGAAGAAATACAACAGGGAGAAAGAATCCCACACGATCATTTCTAGATATCGATCAAAAAGTGTCGACAAACTGGACAACAAATTCAGTCAGAGTggcaaaatgtactttattgaCGACTCCTGGATCCATACGGGAAGCAGATGGAAATCATTTCACATGTAAACATGTTGTATAAGGTCACTTGAATGTCGGAGTGTTGGCAGGACACAGACTGTAGCAAGAAGAGTTTGTTTTCCCACTGAAAGTCTTCTCCAATAATATGTCAAACATGATCATATTAGTAAGATTGCTTACGTAAAGCCGAGCATGCATAAGAGCTTTCCCAGCAGCCTCCATTTAGACCGTCTCTCTTACAGGCTAATGTCAATCACGTCTGTCAGATCAATGATGTGTAACTCATCAGAGGATTCACAGATAGCCTACATGCCCTGAAGTTTGCCTATTTCAATTTATACATGATTTGGAATATatttcagacacatttcatattaaaaaaactgttcaCAGCCCACTGATGACTGACACTATTAAAGGAATACGCCACTTTTTTGTTGCATTGTCCCATTGAGAACATATTAGATACCAAAGCGCCATGTTAACACCCAATAATTCACTATACAGAGAGATAAAAGGCTCCTATTAtccaaataaaatgttgtttatttgtgctttttaacTGATAAGTCAACAGATAATTAATTACCAACAGTTTTGATACTTAATTAATCATTACAGTAACTTATCAAGCAAAAAGCATCGCTATATATgatctggttccagctttttaaatgtgaagatttgctgcttttctttgcttAATATCAATGTcaatttaatgtatttgtgCTATTTGTGCTTTCAGCTTTTATTGCTAATTTTTCAAGCCGTTTTAATTCCGCTTATGTACATTTTATAAATTCCCAACACTTTGCATATTATTAAAGCTTATCTGGCATTATAGTTGCAGCAAGTTTTTAGCTCCACAGCTCTGAGATAATACACGTGACCTCTCAGTAGAAATAATGTGCAGTAAACTAACATGGAGCGCCAAAGCTAGACCTTTTTTTTGGCTTATCAGGACGAGAACAACCAATTAAACACAGCAcattatctcccttataaataACATGTTAAAGACATAGAGTATTCATCTGGAGTTTCTGTCCATCTCACAAACATTTAGTCCAATATTAACGcttcttttagctctgctttGGTCTGCACCAGCCACTGAGAAAATAGGATAGTTGCTAACTTTTGTTGAATTTCTACAGATAAAAAAGCCCCCCAAAAAACCTTTGTGCAAACTTGTGCTCTCGAATAACTGATGTTGTATTACGTTTTTTGCTGTGATTTTAGAGATAATCCAGTGTTGTCCTTAAGTAGgcattaaaatgatgaagtcCATTAAATCCAGATAACGAATGATTAAATGGAGAGCACTAATTGTTAAATGGAGAGAACAAATTGTTAAATGGAGAGAACATGAATTACTAAACGGAGAACCCGACTAATCATATCGAGAACAcaaattgttaaataaaaagagCATGAATTACTAAATGGAGAGGACGAGTTATTGAATAGAGGgcacaaattattaaatgttGACCAAATATTATGAACTCAAGAGCACAAATTACTAAATTGAGACCATAAAGTAGTACATTTGTAAAACTGATGCatgcaaaagaaaataatgagtgCTGTCATGTCATTAATGCTAATATAGCCAGACTAAGATTAAGCTGAGGCTATACTTATGTAATGCCAATGTTTAGTAGGTATATTTACCATATTTACCATCTTAGTTTAACATGTTAGTAATCTAATATTTGCCAATTAGCACTCAACACAAAGTGCAGCAGAGGCCGAAGGAATATCTTTAGTTTTGCAGGTGTTTGGTCACTGAACTTAGATTTTTGGTGCTTAATgagtacacttaccctaacagctgaatcAAAAAggaatcaaatgtaataagttaattactttgattaagtaattgaaatagttacattacttattacattttaaaatatattaactaataatctgtaacctattgcATTTGTAAactaaccttcccaaccctgcaaACTAAAGCCtaaaaaaggctaaaaataTCAGTGAAAGAAACCTTGAAGGTTAAGTTAACTGATGTGGCATTCTAGGCCCCCAAAAAAGCTGGTTTTCAGCGGTGAGGCAGCTGTGTCTTCATCAGCGTCTATCCTCGAGGGTTACTCTGTTAAATACCAGATGGGACGACTGCAGTGAAGCACTTTTGACATTTCACTTTTTCTAGATTTTCTGTGACACAGCTAAACATTCACATAacccccctccctttttttctctttatactGTTGCTCTTTAAATAACGTCTCCACTGCGCGAGATGTTTTGACTGTTAACGTACAAACACGCAGTTGTTGCTCGTCGTGTTTCTGTAAATCTCAGTCGGTCGGCTTTTCAGCTGCCATAACACATACTCATCACGTTTATAGATTAGCAGCTtctcaaccacacacacacacagacagagagagagaagcagtgTATGTTCTAATGTACTTGATATAAATATTTTAGCATCATTTTTGCTCAGCTGCcatctaaaaaaacaatttcaaaagTGTCCCCCGTAGGAAAAAGGGGCCCAAAAGCTGTAAGtaatttacagatttttttcctttttttctatttaatgcTTTGATGATTTGTCTCCCAGCTGGATCGATGATATAAACCTTCCAGTCGCACACCTGCTGGCATTAAGAGAAGTGCTTTTATTCTTTCCCCCCCCTTTTAAACACTTATTGCCTCAGTAAATCTAAGATACACGTCAGATCTGTTTAGTTTTACGTTTATAGTTTGacttcacttaaaaaaaaagggcaggTTTGATTTCTTCCTGTCAGATATTAGTCTTAAATACTAGCAATTTCCTACATGTTTTGGCCTTGTGAGcccttaaaataaatcaatatgctGGACTTCTTGACCCTGACCCTTTGATTCACTGTGACCAATTTCAAGAGtcttgaaaatgtgaaaaaaaaaatcagccaatAGTTCAAACCTTCATCAACTGAgaggaaaaaactgaaaaaaaaacaaaaattggaGGAAAATAAGCTGAAATAAGCTCCAACATCTGCTTTCCTCTTCAGTTAATTACTTCAGGACGCTTCAAATTTATCCTGTGACCCTTTATAGGGatcctaaccccccccccccacccactaCTCTTATAAATCACTTAGCAGTTCATTTAGatacttttatttcattcttattCATCTTTTAGGGacatttgtgctgttttttgacTCCTCTGATGTATTTATAACCTACATTTTGAACCACCAAACAGCATATAAACCAAAGCTTTATCTCCAGTATATGATATTGTTTGAATTGTAGCATTCGGATGGTGTTTGAGCTGTTGAATTACATAACATCAGACACGCTTCATGTCTCTCAGTCGACTGAAACATTTCCATCTTTAACGAGGCACCGTGACGCCAACGCTTCATGGTGGCCTTTTTCGGTTAaagaggccacacacacaaaaaaaaagagaaataagagCAAGCTGCGTCATCTTAGATCGTTTAGGCACAATCATTTTGGGctctggaggttttttttatgacGCTATAACAAAACTCGAGTGACAAAATGTGTTTGAGGATCACAGCACTGatggttttttttctgctgctggatTATTTGCATAactttacatacacacagaggaaaaagacaattcaacattttctctcttccttgACATCATGATACGAGCTGCAGAGATGAAGCTTTGTTCACTCGAGTctttgtgagtttttttttttttgccattgttGCCCTTTAGCATGAATTCATAATAGTTACTGTATGCATAACAAGCGTTTGAATCACCAGCTGGGCCTTATTGTGTGTGCTGACATGCTCTTTCACATGCAAATCATTTtagtatgaaaaaaacaaacaaacactgtggGCACTGTGTACCCGTTTTAGCATGACTtgataaaaaacagtttaaattcGAAGCCCCTGCAGCTTAGTTAACcctcattttaattatttgagaGCAGAGAATACCAGCCTCTTATTACAGTCACCAAAATTAAAAGGTTTGCCTTAAATCCACCTCCACCTGCCTCATCAGAGGACAAATATCTTCTTTAACACAccaaaggaaaaagaaaaatcctgaTTCTACTTGAAAGTGATTTATTAAGCCTAAAAAGATTAACATAATTAAATCGGGAGGATTGGAAGTGAAAGACACCACCAAAAAGTAAACTTGAGTATGTTTATTACAGGTCTTTTCACCATCTATGTGcttatgtattttaatgatttgtgCATTTAGTGTTTAAATCTCAGGTTGGAACTAAagattttcattgttgattCATCTGTCGtttcattttctcaattaatcgattagtattcacatttgagacatttttctgaCTCCAAATGATCATCAAAATACTtaacaattcatttatttgttggcaactaatcaattgATTGACTTCTCTTTGTAGATCTATTTAAAATCTCtccatttttgtataatatttGCCATGTTTTCCAAGGAACATGACCCA
This Scomber scombrus chromosome 14, fScoSco1.1, whole genome shotgun sequence DNA region includes the following protein-coding sequences:
- the kcnj1b gene encoding ATP-sensitive inward rectifier potassium channel 1b; the protein is MVSLSSSRMFQVLQGHIQPAGHRNRKTRLVTKDGRCNIEFGNIESSNQYAYLMDFWTTFVEIRWRFVLLLFVASFTGSWFIFSLLWYWIAKSNGDLTGQNRTDGHVQCIDNVNGLTTAFLYSLETQTTIGYGGRALTGHCAGAIALIIIQSLIGTFINCFMCGVILAKISLPKRRAKTVTFSDMAVICLKKGSLCLLIRVANLRKTLLIGSQIYGKLLKTTTTPDGDTIILDQIHIDFLVDAGKDNLFFVCPLTLYHVINKSSPFYELSADTLSLQDFELVVFLDGTAESTSSCCQVRTSYVPQEIHWGYSFLPIISRTKTGKYRVDFSNFSKSVRVTTPHCAHCFETDVDERNHNNHSQENHINQQKLGIDNLGFQVIDIHDSMDITRM